Proteins found in one Plasmodium malariae genome assembly, chromosome: 13 genomic segment:
- the AP2-G2 gene encoding transcription factor with AP2 domain(s), putative: MINGSGNLRNLCLNVFKSVKGKYLEENNTGEDGTISSSCSSSNVNTMVKENNVGGIMNDKNSTNEKISRADSKKGVDPVVRNEKNEEVEGEGEEVGEEERGRVEETLSLNINCSSSSSSSSSSSSSSSSSSSSSSSSCMSSDKSIRDNKKENNNIDCGIMNTSNLNVTDYEEVCNEVNEAHKEDTTKEISSESINIDTNVACTYNDYNETSYYYGREVNIDNNRCKEDVNSEARGKGIQSCEKWYNHNYIKDNDDNKDYKDNNSNNSDNNNKDNNSSNNNKDNNSSNNDNTTATRTVNNNNSNNSSNSNSNSSSSSSSNNNNNNNNNNNNNNNNNNNNNYNYNNNNSNSNSNNSNSNGNGNNSIYEIRKEREREKKRTKCSDALFINTSSEMREESIYDDYEEKLSNSCRFFIYTSNPFDSDIRMIKENCLTIYQLLYTEKKKWCSIYICTNNGPMSNFNYHLYKILCSKDHIYMYFFLLKKFIFSCYIYFNLVSIKIFSSFTNRGENIILYDFTKIINRNNVSNEDGFKEDGLNKDGFKKDENSYCVSSGERGVNGREDGQKRNQGKQPLKEQLTEHLTEKHIMNHLTNHITDHITDHITKHHQSVIQIGDSETNRRKRKPIEEIKSSCSSVLSQDNNLNCKYEKERANNLLHPNSGSSSSSSSSSSSSSSSSSGSSSSSGSNSNSDSRIYELNKENDKNEEAQILNFIYDPCKHLHENKISICQSYFNFFDKDQADIKKKLQLFINTHSPTMINITKRWNSFYLNKNKISSFVEKFKNMNFSSFDNFKKDSTEKFIHTFVETFCELSSAKGGEMQQKREESQKKERMNEGHIKEKEVKNDRVRDGEVKDDNDRGNNVPILDGAQSNYDSPSDNKEKIMNSLFSLNENERKEIISMSNMTDDNNIYNVVEMTREEESVSMSVEKNSCVNYNTNVVLNNVNIYLGNDNKMNEGDMLEKEEDNRNLYKKDNIKLREDLEEYAFSKNSVVRMIEEESIEKSTIHENASGEDTVITNDNLNDNVNYDMVALSEVQMVKGSSNNNLDSNAALSTNYLGSSNDLGSSDNYMKTNYSDCNRVDSDDTNEAVKERKNSHNENASYFMGESNMHSSEAENNNDVDSINDDNNNDDNNNDDNNNNDDNNDDNNNDDNNNDDNNNDDNNNDDNNNNDDNNDDNNNNDNSNNDKVYNTSYKRLNTLNKNYLPNNIILNSLNILITDLNELYDYLENSRDSKHLVVPCAASRNSNIACSSICNSVCNSVYNSVCSSMCNSMCNSMCNSMCNIVCNSVCNNVCNSVCNNVCNSVCNSVCNNVCNSVCNNVYNSVCNNVYNNVCNSYCGVKNYGYIHYCDSNMILKEEGQRKDLLFNLKEDEKEREKEETAGNIYKNLKRERGEEDEESAYYRSINRDEYHNNNSNIKNSMQEYYNNYSRLNNNNNNSNSSNSNGNCNGNSKDEYYNIEISSVDFRSFCSVCSGIQYDNFENNLNSSEENNYKKIEVFMKESDFFCNCNNINSFQNENINDNCNYKICFNGDMTNEEYYMLKKKDIEKMNRAIDEIIYMNHGDGMFEGEEGGTAGTHAAAGEGGGRGRRTSKFDLKNKYIGKNKNKILTEGSNSKDYAGKTLTSRELRNIRRNKLTKSQQIDHQKGNSTSSRVVPKVSSQGYDMKSPRVKKLEKFTSVDQEELREVFGPTGVSGVYFEKSRSSWTAQYKVSGGKRRAKRFLVTKNMTYEEIENVKQQCIAYRKQMEKEYIKEFLNEEKKRVTNSTHGSSKKSKRKRKMKSFYDC, translated from the coding sequence ATGATAAATGGATCAGgtaatttaagaaatttatGTTTAAACGTTTTTAAGAGTGTTAAAGGGAAATatttagaagaaaataatactGGTGAAGATGGTACTATTAGCAGTAGttgtagtagtagtaatgtGAATACAATGGTAAAAGAGAACAATGTTGGGGGTATTatgaatgataaaaattcgacaaatgaaaaaatcaGTAGAGCTGACAGTAAAAAAGGGGTTGACCCGGTTGTTAGAAACGAGAAAAACGAAGAAGTAGAAGGAGAGGGTGAAGAAGTGGGGGAAGAAGAAAGAGGAAGAGTAGAAGAAACACTGAGTTTAAATATAAACtgtagcagtagtagcagtagtagcagcagtagtagcagcagtagcagcagcagtagcagcagtagcagtagtagttGTATGTCTAGCGATAAATCCATAAGGGATAACAAAAAAGAGAACAACAATATTGATTGTGGCATAATGAATACAAGCAATTTGAATGTAACAGATTATGAAGAAGTTTGTAACGAAGTAAATGAAGCACATAAAGAAGACACAACAAAAGAAATTAGTAGTGAATCTATAAATATAGATACAAATGTGGCTTGTACTTACAATGATTACAATGAAACCAGTTACTACTATGGTAGAGAAGTTAACATAGATAACAACAGGTGCAAGGAGGATGTGAATAGTGAAGCGAGGGGTAAGGGTATTCAGTCATGTGAAAAATGGTAtaatcataattatattaaagatAATGACGATAATAAAGATtataaagataataatagtaataatagtgataataataataaagataataatagtagtaataataataaagataataatagtagtaataatgataatactACTGCTACTAGAACTGttaataacaacaatagtaataatagtagtaatagtaatagtaatagtagtagtagtagtagtagtaataataataataataataataataataataataataataataataataataataataataattataattataataataataatagtaatagtaacagtaacaatagtaatagtaatggtAATGGAAATAATTCTATTTATGAAATTAGGAAAGAAAgggaaagggaaaaaaaaagaacgaaATGTAGTGATGCCTTATTTATAAACACAAGTAGTGAAATGAGAGAAGAAAGTATATATGATGATTATGAAGAGAAGTTAAGTAATTCATGTaggttttttatttatacatccAACCCCTTTGACTCAGATATTAGGATGATAAAAGAAAACTGTCTGACTATATatcaattattatatacagaaaaaaagaagtggtgttccatatatatatgtacaaacaaTGGACCTATgtcaaattttaattatcatttatataaaatattatgtagtaaagatcatatatatatgtacttttttctgttaaagaaatttattttttcttgttacatatatttcaACTTGGtcagtataaaaatattttcgtCCTTCACAAACAGAggagaaaatattattttgtatgactttacaaaaataattaatcgAAATAATGTATCGAATGAGGATGGATTTAAGGAAGATGGATTAAACAAAGATGGGTTTAAAAAAGACGAGAATTCTTACTGTGTATCCTCGGGCGAAAGGGGGGTTAATGGTAGAGAGGATGGACAAAAACGTAACCAAGGGAAGCAGCCGTTGAAGGAGCAGTTAACTGAGCATTTAACAGAGAAACATATAATGAATCACTTAACAAACCACATAACTGACCACATAACTGACCACATAACGAAGCATCATCAATCAGTGATACAGATCGGAGACTCTGAAACAAATAGAAGGAAGAGGAAACCGATTGAAGAGATAAAAAGCAGTTGTAGTAGTGTCCTTTCCCaagataataatttaaactgTAAGTATGAAAAGGAGCGGGCGAATAATTTACTACATCCCAATAgtggtagtagtagtagcagtagtagtagtagtagtagtagtagtagtagtagtagtggaagtagtagtagtagtggcagtaatagtaatagtgaTAGCAGGATATATGAATTGAATAAAGAGAATGACAAAAACGAAGAAGCTCAAATACTAAACTTTATATATGACCCATGCAAACATTtacatgaaaataaaattagcaTTTGTCAgagttattttaatttctttgaTAAAGATCAGgcagatataaaaaaaaaattgcagttatttattaatactcATTCACCTACtatgataaatattacaaagaGATggaattcattttatttaaataaaaataaaatttcttcaTTTGTCGAAAAGTTCAAAAACATGAATTTCTCATCCtttgataattttaaaaaagatagTACTGAAAAGTTTATACACACGTTTGTTGAAACGTTTTGTGAACTTAGCAGTGCAAAGGGGGGGGAAATGCAGCAGAAAAGGGAGGAAAGTCAAAAGAAAGAGCGGATGAATGAGGGGCatataaaggaaaaggaGGTAAAGAATGATAGAGTGAGAGATGGCGAAGTGAAAGATGACAACGATAGAGGCAATAACGTTCCAATATTAGACGGTGCACAAAGTAATTACGACTCTCCAAGtgataataaagaaaaaattatgaatagtttattttcattaaatgaaaatgaaaggAAAGAAATTATATCCATGAGTAATATGactgatgataataatatatataatgtagtAGAAATGACTAGGGAGGAAGAGAGCGTCAGTATGAGTGTTGAAAAAAATAGCTGTGTTAATTATAATACTAATGTAGTgttaaataatgtaaatatatatttaggtaatgataataaaatgaatgaagGTGATATGTTGGAGAAGGAGGAGGATAATAGGAATCTATATAAAAAGgacaatataaaattaagagaAGATTTGGAAGAATATGCATTTAGTAAGAACAGTGTTGTAAGGATGATAGAGGAGGAGTCTATTGAAAAAAGCACTATTCATGAAAATGCAAGTGGTGAAGATACAGTAATAACAAATGATAATCTTAATGACAATGTTAATTATGATATGGTTGCACTTAGTGAAGTTCAGATGGTCAAAGGAAGTAGCAATAATAATCTAGATAGCAATGCCGCGTTAAGTACAAATTATTTAGGAAGTAGCAATGATTTAGGGAGTAGTGAcaattatatgaaaacaaACTATAGCGATTGCAATCGCGTTGATAGTGATGATACAAATGAAGCAGTTAAGGAGAGGAAGAATAGTCATAACGAAAATGCTTCTTATTTTATGGGGGAAAGTAACATGCATTCATCTGAAGCGGAAAACAACAATGATGTTGATAGCattaatgatgataataataatgatgataataataatgatgataataataacaatgacGATAacaatgatgataataataatgatgataataataatgatgataataataatgatgataataataatgatgataataataacaatgacGATAACAATGatgataacaataataatgataatagtaataatgataaagtATACAACACAAGTTATAAACGACTGAACAcgttaaataaaaactatCTTCCAAACAACATAATTTTGAACAGCCTAAATATACTGATAACGGACTTAAATGAGTTATACGATTATTTGGAAAATAGTAGAGACAGCAAACATTTGGTAGTACCTTGTGCTGCAAGCAGGAATAGTAATATCGCGTGCAGCAGTATTTGTAATAGTGTGTGTAACAGTGTGTATAACAGTGTGTGTAGTAGCATGTGTAATAGCATGTGTAATAGCATGTGTAACAGCATGTGTAATATCGTGTGTAATAGCGTGTGTAACAACGTGTGTAATAGCGTGTGTAACAACGTGTGTAATAGCGTGTGTAATAGCGTGTGTAACAACGTGTGTAATAGCGTGTGTAACAACGTATATAATAGCGTGTGTAACAACGTATATAACAACGTATGTAACAGCTATTGCGGCGTTAAGAACTATGGATATATACACTACTGTGACAGCAACATGATACTGAAAGAAGAGGGTCAAAGGAAGGACTTACTATTTAATCTAAAGGAGGATGAGAAAGAAAGGGAGAAGGAGGAAACTGCAggtaacatatataaaaacttaaaaaggGAAAGAGGAGAGGAAGACGAAGAATCAGCATATTATAGGAGCATTAATAGAGACGAATACCACAATAATAACAGCAATATTAAGAATAGTATGCAGGAGtattacaataattataGCAGATtgaataacaataataataatagtaacagtagtaatagtaacgGTAACTGTAATGGAAATAGTAAGGACGAGTACTACAACATCGAAATATCGTCCGTCGATTTCAGGAGCTTTTGTTCAGTATGTTCAGGTATTCAGTatgataattttgaaaataaccTGAACAGTtcagaagaaaataattataaaaagatagAAGTGTTCATGAAAGAAAGcgattttttttgtaattgtaataatataaacagttttcaaaatgaaaatataaatgataattgtaattataaaatttgttttaatgGTGATATGACCAATgaagaatattatatgttaaaaaagaaagatataGAAAAGATGAACAGAGCAATagatgaaataatttatatgaatcaTGGAGATGGCATGTTTGAGGGCGAAGAAGGAGGAACAGCAGGAACACATGCAGCAGCAGGGGAAGGAGGAGGACGAGGTAGAAGAACTAGTAAATTTGAtttgaaaaacaaatatatagggaaaaataaaaataaaatattaacagaAGGTAGTAATAGTAAAGATTATGCAGGAAAAACATTAACAAGTAGAGAGTTAAGAAATATAAGgagaaataaattaacaaaaagtCAACAAATAGATCATCAAAAGGGTAATAGTACAAGTAGTAGGGTAGTACCAAAAGTTTCTTCTCAAGGTTATGATATGAAATCACCAAGGGTTAAGAAGTTAGAGAAATTTACAAGTGTTGATCAAGAAGAGTTAAGAGAAGTTTTTGGACCTACAGGAGTATCAGGtgtttattttgaaaaaagtaGAAGCAGTTGGACAGCACAATATAAAGTTAGTGGAGGAAAAAGAAGAGCAAAAAGGTTTCTAGTTACTAAAAACATGACTTATGAAGAAATTGAAAATGTTAAACAACAATGTATTGCATATAGAAAACAAATGGAAAAGGAGTATATAAaggaatttttaaatgaagaaaaaaagagagtAACTAATAGTACTCATGGTTCATCCAAAAAGTctaaaaggaaaagaaagaTGAAAAGTTTTTATGACTGTTAG